The genomic interval TTGAAGGTGTCGGCCACGCGCACGTGGGCCAGCAGGGGCGCGGCTTCGCGCAGCATGGCGGCCATGTCGTCGCCGTAGTAGAAGGTGTGCGGGGCGATATAGGACAGGCGCAGCGCTTTGGAGCCGATGTTGTGGACGATATCGATGGCGGGCTGCAGCTGCTCGATCCAGTCTTCGGGGTGCGGCTCGACCGACAGGGTGATGCCTTCGCGCTCCAGGATGGGGAGCAACTCGTCCATGGAGCGGAACCAGGCGGCCTCGCACATCTCTTTGGGGTTGGTGCCGGGGCGCTCGCCCACCGAGCGCTCGGTGGATGCGCCGCGCCCGAATTCGCTGACCATCAGGGTGCAGCCCATTTCCACAGACACTTCGATGGCTTTCTTCCAGCAACGCACGGCCCACTGGCGCTCGTCCTCGAAGGGGCTGGCCCAGCGGTACATGGGCTGCAGGCTGGCCAGGCCCACGCCGTGGGTGCGCATGGCGGCTTTAAAGGCGGCCATGCGGTCTTGGGTGGCGCGGGGCATGACCCACCAGTCCAGAAAGTCGGCGCGCGGCGACAACTCGATCTGGTCGTAGCCCAGCTCGGCCGTGGCGCGGCACAGCTCGGGCAGCGACAGGTGGCGGATCATGTAGGGGTCGAGCGCGATTTTCATGGGGTTTAGTTCATCACCCGCCCAACTGCACCAGCACCTGCCCGCCTTCGACCTTGGCCGGGTAGGTTTTCAGATTGATGCACACCGGAGCCCCCAGCGCCCGCCCGTCGCGGATATCGAAGCGGCCGTTGTGCTTGGGGCACTCCACCACGTGCTCCATCACCAGGCCGTCGGCCAGGTGGACGTGCTCGTGGGTGCACAGGCCGTCGGTGGCGTAGACCTTGTCGTTGTAGCGGTACACCGCGTAGGTGTGGTTGTTGTGGTCAAAGCGCATCACGTCTTCGTCGTCGATGTCGTCCAGTGCGCAAACTTCGGTCCAATTGGTCATGGGGTGTCTCCTTGTGGTTATTGAATTTATGCAGCCGTTACAGGCACGGGGCGCACCACGTAGTAATGCGGGTCTTGGGCCTGTTTGAGCACGGCGGGAATGATCTCGCGGTAGGCGGCCAGGGTGCCGTCGTAGGCGGGTGGGCAGTCGGCTTTGATGGTCTCGTGCAACTGGGGCAGCGCGTGGAACGGCACCATGGGGAACATGTGATGTTCGACGTGGTAGTTCATGTTCCAGTACAGAAAGCGGAACACCGGGTTCATGTACACGGTGCGGCAGTTCTTGCGGTGGTCGAGCACGTTTTCGGGCAGGCCGGCATGTTGGGTCAGGCCAAAGAAGGTGTACAGCCAGGTGCCGCCCATCACCGGCAGCAGGCCGAACAGGGCCAGGGGCAACCAGCTACCGAAGTAAATGGCGCTGGCGATCAGCACGGCGTACAGCAGCACCCAGACGCGGGCTTCCTTGACCATTTGCGGCCACTCCATCTCGGGCACAAAGGTCTTTTCTTCTTCGCCCAGGATGCCAAAAGCATTGCGCAGCACGCGCCACAGCTCGCGCGGGCCGGACTTGATGGAAAACAGGTTCAAAAACATGCCCAGCAAATCGGTGGGCAGCGTGACGGCGACTTCGGGGTCGCGGCCTGTGACCAGGGTGTCGGTGTGGTGGCGGGCATGGCTCCACTTCCACACGCTGGGGCGGCGCAGCACCTGGAAGCAGGCCATCTGGTAGAGCACGTCGTTCATCCAGCGGGTTTTGAAGGCGGTGCCGTGGCCCGCCTCGTGCCAGCGCGAATCGGCCGGGCCGGTGTAAATCGTGGCGTACACAAAGAAAGCCAGCCAGGCCCAGGCCGTGCCCCATGTCGCTACCAGCACCGCACCGGCGGCGATGATCAGCGCGTACCACAGCACCGTGTCGCGGATGGCCTGCGCGTCTTCGCGCTGCATCAGCTGCTTCATGCGGGGGCGGGGCACGGGGCATTTGTACCAGCTGGCGTTGACCAGCCCGGCGGCATGGGCGCGCTCACCTGCGCCGGAAATCAGGTGGTAGTCGTCCTGGGTGCGGGTCCAATTTGGACCTGCGAAAGTGTTGGTTTCGGCGGTGGGCATGGGCTTGTGTCTCGTTGTAGTGCTGCGGATGCCGGATGCTAAAACCAATGCCTCTTGCCGTGTGATGCAAAACCTCAAAAACCATCAAATCATTGCAAAAAACATCATTACTCAGGGGTAAAAACTTGCATTTATGGCAACAGATGCGATGATTGGCAACTATGAAAGCCAAAATCACCCTGCATGACGTGGCCGAGGCCGCGGGCGTGAGCACCGCCACCGTAGACCGCGTGCTCAACAGCCGCCTGCCCGTGCGCGAAGGCACCACGTTGCGTGTCATCGCCGCCGCCGAAAAGCTGGGCTACCACGCCGTGGGCCTGATGCGGGCCCGGCTGAAAGAGCGCGTGCCGGTGCGCCACCTGGGCTTTTGCCTGCAAAAGCGCAACGACCATTTCTACCAAACCCTGGCCGCCGCGCTGCAGCAGGCCGCCGCCCAGAACCAGCCCGAAACCTGCGTGGCCCACATCACGTTCATGGACGCGCTGGAGCCCGCAGCCATTGCCGAGCAGTTGCTGGAGCTGGGCGGCAAGGTGGACGCGCTGGCGGTGGTGGCGGTGGACCACCCGCACGTCACCGCCGCGGTGGAGTCGCTGTTTGAACAGGGCACGCCCTGCTTTGCGCTGCTGAGCGACATCAGTGCGCCGCACCGCGCGGGCTACATCGGGCTGGACAACCGCCAGCGGGGCCGCACCGCCGCCTGGGCCATCAGCCGCCTGAACCGGCAAACCACGGGCGAAGTAGCGGTGTTTGTGGGCAGCCACCGCTACCTGGGGCACGAGCTGGCCGAAATCAGCTTTCGCTCGTATCTGCGCGAGAACGCGCCCGGCTTCAAGGTGCTGGACACGCTGGTCAACCTGGAAGACCCGCAGCTCGCCTATGAAGCCACGCTGGAGCTGCTGGCCCGCCACCCGGATCTGGTGGGCCTGCACCTGACCGGCGGCGGCGGTGCAGGCGTGATCCGGGCGCTGCGCGAAGAGGCAGCGGGGCGCGAATTGGTGGTGGTGTGCAACGAGCTCAACGCCACCACCCGCGCCGCGCTGATCGACGGTGTGGTGGACCTGGTGATCCACACCCCGCAAGAGCGCCTGGCCCAGACCGCCGTGGCCCAGATGCTGGCCGCCACCCTGCCCGGCGCGGTGGTCGCCGGGCCACAGCAGAAGCTGCTGGCGATGGACCTGTTTACGCCCGAGAACATGGGGTAGATCGTCGCCACCCAGCAGGTTGCAACCCTACGTCAAAACATTGCAACCCAGGGAAAACAAGAATTTTAATAATTGTGTAATTATTTCTCCACCGCCCCAACAGCGGAAACCTCGCCGGAGGCATCTGGCCAGGAACACACAAAAACCTCTCAGAGGTACACCAAAAAATGGAGACAACCATGCCCAATTTGCGCAAGCACCCCGCCGCCCTGTCGCTTTCCCTGGTCGCTGCCGCCACGCTGTACGCCTGCGGCGGCGACGATGTCACCCAGGCCACCCTGGGTGCCAAGTCGGTCCACCTGCTCACCGTGGAGGGCTTGCAGTTCAAAGACATGAACAAGAACGGCAAGCTCGACGTATATGAAGACTGGCGCAAAAGCCCGGCAGACCGCGCCAAGGACCTGGTGGCCCAGATGACGCTGGCCGAAAAAGCCGGTGCCATGATGCACGGCACGGCCCCCACCAACAGCACCGGTTACGACCTGGCAGCCCTGGGCAGCTTGCTGACCGACGGCAAGGTCAACACCTTCATCACCCGCCTGAGCCTGGACACCAAAACCATGGCCGACCAGTACAACCAGATGCAAGAGGTGGCAGAGGGCACCCGGCTGGGCATCCCGGTGTCGCTCAGCACCGACCCGCGCAACCATTTCCAGTACACGGCCGGTGCCAGCGTGGCATCGGGCAGCTTTTCCAAATGGCCCGAAACCTTGGGTATGGCGGCCATAGGCGATGCCGCATTGACCAAGCGCTTTGGCGACATTGCCCGGCAGGAATATCGGGCCGTAGGCATCACGCAAGCCTTGTCGCCCCAGGCCGACCTGGCCACCGACCCGCGCTGGGCACGCACCAACGGCACCTTTGGTGAAGATGCCGATCTGGCCAAGAAGATGGTGCAGGCCTACATCGAAGGCTTTCAAAAGGGCAGCTCCGGACTGCACAACGACAGTGTGGTGGCGGTGGTCAAACACTGGGCGGGCTACGGTGCGGCCAAAGACGGCTGGGACAGCCACAGCGCCTACGGCAAATACATGACCTTTCCGGGCAACAACTTTGCCTACCACCTGAAACCCTTTGAAGGCGCGTTTGCCGCCAACGCGGGATCGGTCATGCCCACCTATTCCATGCCCGATGCGCCGCTGAGCTATGACGGCATCAGCTTCGAGCAGGTGGGCGCAGGCTTCAGCAAACAAATGCTCACCGACCTGCTGCGCACAAAAATGGGCTTCAAAGGGGTGGTGCTGTCCGACTGGGCCATCACCGAAGACTGCAACGCCATCTGCACCAACGGCGCGGCTACAGGCACCGCGCCCTCGTTTGCCAACTTTGGAACGCCCTGGGGTGTAGAAAACCTGACCAAGGCGCAACGCTATGTCAAAGCCGTGAATGCCGGCATGGACCAGTTTGGCGGCGTGACCGACACCAGCCATCTGATCGCCGCCGTGGCAGCCGGCACCCTGACCGAAGCCCGCCTGGGCGAGTCGGCCTACCGCGTGATGCTGCAGAAGTTCCAGCAGGGTTTGTTTGAAAACCCGTACGTCGATGCGGCCCAATCGGTCAAAACCGTGGGCAACGCCAGCTTTGCGGCAGAGGCACTGGACGCACAGCGCAAAGCCCTGGTGCTGCTGGAAAACAAGAACAAGGTGCTGCCCCTGGCTGCCACGGTCAAAAAGGTCTACCTCTATGGCATCAGTGCCAGCGTGGCCGCCCAGTACGGCCTGACGGTGGTAGCCACGCCCGAGGAAGCCGATGTGGCCATTGTGCGGGCCAGCGCACCGTATGAACTGCTGCACCCTGGCTACATCTTTGGCACCTTCCAGCATGAGGGCAGCCTGGCCTATGCCGATGGCAATGCCGACTACGAGGCCATCAAAGCCGCCAGCGCCAAGGTGCCCACCATTGTGACGGTGTACCTGGACCGCCCTGCCATCCTGACCAATGTGCGCGACAAGGCGGCCGCCATTCTGGGCAACTTCGGGGTCAGCGATGTGGCCCTGTTCGACGTGCTCACCGGCAAGGCCAAGCCGCTTGGCAAGCTACCTTTCGAGCTGCCATCGTCCATGGCCGAAGTGGCGGCCCAGTTGTCGGATGTGCCGCACGACACGGCGCATCCGCTGTACCCGGTGTTCCATGGCTTAGCGTACTAAACTGGTGCCATCTCCGCCTGCCGCCCCATCCGGCGGTAGGTCTGCAAAACCATGGATACCCGCTATAAAACCGTTTCCAACACCATCGCCCGCAAGCAGCTGCAGTATGCGGATGCGATGGGAATGTCGGGCGAAGAACTGCTGCGCAGCGTGGGCATCAGCCCCGAGGAGCTGCAGCGCGAAAACGGTCGGATAGAGGCGCACAAGCACATCCGCATCACCAAATTGTTTGCGCACCAGCCGATTCCGTACGAGAGATTCATCTCCGGCGGCCTGGACCCGCTGTTTGACGACTACCCCCTGCTGGCCGCAGTGTGTGCCAACTGCCCTACCCTGCGCACAGCCATTGGCACTTTCATGCAGTTTCGCGGCATCATCGGTGAGCTGGATTTCTTGCACTTTGACGAGGCCCACCACACAGCGCGCTTCGAATTCATTTCGGAAGGCATGCCGCCCACCTTCGACAAGGGGGCACTCGCCAATTTGCTGAACATTGCCAAGATTGCGCACCACTACTGCCTGGGCGTGCGCCTGCCCATACGCTGCCATCTGAGAGGCCCCGCACCGGCCGATGCCAGCGTGATGGAGGAGTTTTTGGAAGGCAAGGTGCTGTACAACATGGACAGCAACATCCTGGAGTTTTCCACAGCGCAGTTCGATGTGCCCTACCCGCAGTTCAATCCGGTGCTGCACCGCATCTTCAGCCAGAAGCTGGCCCAGGAGCTGGCCGCCATCCAGACCCACGGTGCGTTCTCGTCAAGGGTAGAGCACGCCATTCGCGGCATCTTCACCGCAGAGAACAGCAACCCCACGGGGAATGCCGTGCTGAAGAATTTATGCGCGCAGATGAACACCACGCGCTGGACACTGTGGCGCAAGCTGCAGCAAGAAGGCCAGACCTACCAGGACATCGTGCTCAAGGTGCGCACCCAGGTCGCGCGCAGCTATCTGGAAAAGCCCGGCATGTCGCTGGGTGCCATCAGCCACCATTTGGGCTTTTCATCCCAAAGTGCGTTCAGCCGCTTCTTCAAAGACCAGGAAGGCATCGCCCCCACCCTGTACCGCCACCGGATACTGGGGCGCGAGTGATGCCTGGCCGGTTGCGCCAATTGCTATTTAAAGAATAGCTTGTCACGCTTATTCCATCAGCACAAACAGCCTTTTTTTCTTAAATCGCGCTCACACCAGCGTTTGCAGCACCGCCACTGCCAGCGCGTGGTCTTCCGCCTGCGGCAGGCCCGACACCGTGACCGTGCCCACCACCTGCCCCACACCGCGGATGCGGATCGGGAACGCGCCGCCGTGGGCCGCGTACTCGCGCGGGTCCAGGCCGGTGGCGGTATCAAAGTCGGTGCCCTTGCTGCGGTATAGCGTGCCCATGTAGAACGAGCTGCGGGCAAAGCGGCGTACCACGTTGTTCTTGCGCCGCACCCAGTCCACGTTGTCGGGGTTGCAGCCCTCCATGGCGTGCTGGAACAGTTGCAGATCGCCCATGCGGATGTCCACCAGCACCGACTGCCCGGCCTGCCGCGCCGCGTTCACGATGCCCAGGCCCAGGTTCAGGGCGGTCTCGCTATTGAAGCGGCCAAATTGCAGAGTTTCTTCTTGGCGCAGCAGCTCTTGCAGCAGGGTTTTTTCGTCTTCAGGCATCAGGGTCTCCGGGTTTAAAAGGTGTGTAGTTGGGTACGCACATATTGTCCTACCCGCAGGCCCTGCGCCGCCACGGTCAGCGCCGGGTTCAGCGCGGCAGACGACGGAAAAAAGCTGGCATCCACCACAAACAGGTTGGGATGGTCGTAAGCACGGCACCACGGGTCCAGCGCGGCCTGCGCCGGATCAGAGCCCATGCGCACCGTGCCGCACTGGTGGGATGGCGTGTCGATGCCAAACGGGCGGCTCAGCACTACCGGGAAGCCCAGGCTGCGCAGCAGCGCCTTGGTGCGCGCCACCAGCGTGGCGTGGCTGGCCATGTTGGTGCGCTGCCAGTGCAGTTGCGCGCTGCCGTCGGCCAGCGGGCGGATGGTGCTGTCCCGGTGCGGCAGGTCTTCGGACATGGCCAGCCAGTCCACGCTGTGGCGCGTCAGCAGGCGGCCTGCCCAGCGCGGCAGCAGCGGCATGGCCGAGCGCACCATGGGCTCCTGGATGTTGCCCAGCATCTGGATGTGGCCCAGCGGTGCGGGGTGGTCCGGTGTGCCGTCGTAAAAGTCGTTCAGCGCCAGGGTTTTGGTGAAGCGCGTGGTGTTCACCGTGCCCGGCAGCATGCCCATCAGGCAGCTGGTGTTGTGGTTCATGTAGTAGCGGCCCACGCTGTCCGAGCTGTTGGCCAGGCCGCGCGGGTGCTGGCTGCTGGCCGAGCGCTGCAGCAGCAGGGCCGAGTTGATGGCCCCGGCGCTCAGGATGAACAGCGGCGCACGGATAGTTTGCAGCTGGCCCTGGTGCAGCACTTCGGCGGCCACGATGCGCTGGCCGCGTTCGTCGGTCAGCAGGCGCAGCACCTGGCTGCCGGTTTGCAGACTCACATTAGGGTGCTGCAAGGCCGGGTCGATGAGCCGGGTTTCGGCATCGCCCTTGGCGCCCACGGCACAGGGAAAGGCATCGCAGGTGCCGCAGCGCACGCAGGTTCCACCGGGGTGCAGATCTACCGCAGACGGCATGTGGAAGGGGTGCAGGCCAAGACCTGCCAGCTGGTCGGCCAACGTGCCGATCAGCGGCTCGTGCGGGATGGCGGCGTGCGGGTAGCCGCTGGAGCGCGGCGGCTCGGTGGGGTCCTGCCCGGCCTGGCCGTGCACGCCAAACACGCGCTCGGCCTCGGCGTAGTACGGCTCCAGGTCGGCATAGGTGATGGGCCAGGCGGGCGAGGTGCCGTCGGCGTGTTCGGTGGCCTCAAAGTCGCGCGCACGGAAGCGAAACATGGCCGTGCCATAGAACTTGGTGTGGCCGCCCACAAAGTAGTACTGGCCGGGCTGGAAGGGCTGGCCCACGCCGTCCAGCCAGCGCTCGGGGGCGCGGTAGCGGCGCTGGGCAAAAACAGCTTCAGCATCGGTGTTCTGCGGCTCGCGCGGCAGGCGTTCGCCGCGCTCCAGGATCAGGATGCGGGCCCCGGTGCTGGCGAGGCTGCGCGCCATGGCCCCGCCGCCCACACCGGAGCCGATGATGACGATATCGACATCCACGGCGTTCAGACTTTCTGTACCGGCGTGCTGCGCCCGGTGCGTGCCGCTTCCAGCACCGCCAGCGCGGCGGCCAGCGAAAGCAAACCGTCTTCGCCGGTAGCCGCAGGCGCGCCCTGCCCTTGCACGGCGCGGTTGAAGGCGGCCAGCGAATGGGCGTACAGGTTGTGCGGCTCCACGGCCACCACGCGCTCGCCATCCGCCGTGCGCAGCCGCACCTCGCCCACGGGCCGCTGCGTCATCACGTCGCGGCCCACCAGGGAGCCCAGGCTGCCGTGGATCTCGATGCCGGTGCCCGCGTGCGGCACATTGAAAGCATCGTGCAGTTGCGCCAGCACGCCGTTGTCAAAGCGCAGCACGGCCATCACGCCGTCGGCCAGGGGGCCTGCGCTGGGGGTCATGGCGATGGCCTCTACCGGCTCGGCATCCAGCAGAAAGCGCAGGGTGTCGGCATCGTGCACGGTGATGTCCAGCACCACGCCGCCGCCCGCGTCGGCCTGGTTCACGCGCCAGCCCTGAAGGTGCGCGGGCAGTTGCACGGCGTGAAACACGCGGGCAAACAGCGGCGTGCCGATGGCCCCGCTGCGGATCAATTCACGCATGGCCTGGTGCGTGGCCGCATTGCGCAGGTGGTGGTTGGTGCCCAGCACCACCCCGGCACTGCGGCAGGCGGCCACGATGGCCTGGCCGTCGGCCAGGGTCATGGCCAGGGGCTTCTCGCACAGCACATGCTTGCCCGCAGCGGCCGCGGCAATCGCCTGCGCGGCGTGCAGCTCGTTGGTGGTGCTGATGTAGACCGCGTCGACCGCCGGGTCGGCCAGCAGATCGCTGAGTGCGGTGTACGACTGGGCAATACCGTGGGCCGCCGCGTAGTCCGCACCGCGCTGGGCGTTGCTGCTGAGCACGGCTGCCACGGTGTTGCCCGGTTGGGCGCGGATCGCGTCGATCATCCATTCTTGCGCGATGGTGCTCGCGCCTACCAGTCCCCAGCCTATTGTGTGTGCCATGGTGTGCTCCTTGTGTTGTGGACACAAGTTTAGAAATGCGCCGCCTTGGGGCTGGCAGAAAAATCGCAGGTTTTTGCACGATTACCGCATCTGTAGCCACTCCACTGCGCTAATTGCATAATTCGGCCATGCAGCCCTGGTTGGAACAAGTCACCCTCAGCAGCGGCCAGTCGTGGACGCTGTTTGACCGGCAGTTGCCCGCGTTTCCGTTCAACTGGCACTACCACCCCGAGTTCGAGCTGACCCTCACGTTGAACAGCAGCGGCCAGCGCTTCGTGGGCGACCACGTCGGCCAGTACTTTGATGCCGACCTGGTGCTGGTCGGCCCGAACCTGCCGCACGCCTGGCAGTCGCGCGCCGCGCTGGACCCATCGCAGCCGCACCGCGCCCTGGTGCTGTGGTTCCAGCCGCAGTGGGCTTACGGCCTGACCCAGCCCTACCCGGAGCTGGACAGCATCGCCCCCCTGCTGGCCGATGCACGCCGGGGTGTAGCTTTCAGCGCGGATACCGTTGCTACCGTGCTGCCCCGGCTGCTGGCGCTGGTGGACATGGCCCCGGCACAGCGCTGGCTGGGCCTGGTGGAGGTGCTGTTGCTGCTGGCCACCGACCGCCAGCGCCAACTGCTGGCCCTGCAAGGCTTTGCCACCGACCAGCTGCCGCGCGACCGGGCCAGGCTGGACCGGGTGCTCGCGCACCTGCACACCCACTACGCCGAACCCATCCGCCTGGAGACCCTGGCCGACCTGGCCGCCATGAGCGAAAGCCAGTTGCAGCGCGCCTTCAAGCGCAGCACCCGCAGCACCGTCAGCGGCTATCTGGCGCAGCTGCGCATAGGCCACGCCTGCGCCCTGCTGCTGGACGGCGATCGACCCATCGCCCAGATCGCCGAAGCCACCGGCTACCGCCAACAGGGCTATTTCACCCGGCAGTTCCGGGCGCTGAAAGGCATGACACCACTGGCGTTTAGACGCGGATTCCACACGGGTGGAGATGGCGCTTGAATTGCTCTATTTACGATAGCTTGTCATGCTTATTACATAAGCGCTAAAGGCACTTTTTATCCATAAACAAGGGGTGGAAGCGCTCAGTCCGCGATGCGTTCGATGCGCACCTGCAGCGGCCCGGGGCGTTGCAGCGCGGCCAGGCCGGTATCCACCCGACCCATGCGCAACAACCCACTGGCGTACACGTTGTCTCCCGCAAAAATGACCAGGTGGTTCAACGGCGCGTAGTAGGCGATATCGCCCACCGCCGGGTCCAGGCCCGCCGGTGCGCCCACGGTGGACAGCTTGCGCGGCAGGTCGCCGATGCGCTCGACCTTGGCAAAGTCTTTCAGGGTGATGGACAGGGGCAGCAGGGCCGCAAAGTCGCGGGCGGTGGCGTTGTCGGCCAGGATGGCGGTGGCCACTTCGCCGTGGACGTGCAAACGAATCTTCATGGGCGGCTCCTGGGCAAAAACAGACGTAGCAAGCAAGGCAAAGACCCACAGCGCGGCATTGCGCAACCAGCGGGCTTTGCTTTCGGAAGGGGGGTGGTGTGCGGGCATGGCCTGCATTTTGTCGGCCCGCGCAGACCCGGTCTAGATAATGAATGCTTACATGGTCTGTTAGTTTTTCTAACCAATCTTTCAGGGACACTCGCTCCATGGCACGACGCAACCTCAACGATTTACTGGCTTTTGTGACCGTTGCGCGCGAAGGCAGCTTCACCCGTGCGGCGGCGGTGCTGGGGGTCACGCCGTCGGCACTCAGCCAGGCCATTGCCGGGCTGGAGACGCGCTTGCGCATCCGCCTGCTGACGCGCACCACGCGCAGCGTGTCG from Comamonadaceae bacterium OS-1 carries:
- the doxA_3 gene encoding naphthalene 1,2-dioxygenase system, ferredoxin component, with product MTNWTEVCALDDIDDEDVMRFDHNNHTYAVYRYNDKVYATDGLCTHEHVHLADGLVMEHVVECPKHNGRFDIRDGRALGAPVCINLKTYPAKVEGGQVLVQLGG
- the livQ gene encoding 6'''-hydroxyparomomycin C oxidase; translated protein: MDVDIVIIGSGVGGGAMARSLASTGARILILERGERLPREPQNTDAEAVFAQRRYRAPERWLDGVGQPFQPGQYYFVGGHTKFYGTAMFRFRARDFEATEHADGTSPAWPITYADLEPYYAEAERVFGVHGQAGQDPTEPPRSSGYPHAAIPHEPLIGTLADQLAGLGLHPFHMPSAVDLHPGGTCVRCGTCDAFPCAVGAKGDAETRLIDPALQHPNVSLQTGSQVLRLLTDERGQRIVAAEVLHQGQLQTIRAPLFILSAGAINSALLLQRSASSQHPRGLANSSDSVGRYYMNHNTSCLMGMLPGTVNTTRFTKTLALNDFYDGTPDHPAPLGHIQMLGNIQEPMVRSAMPLLPRWAGRLLTRHSVDWLAMSEDLPHRDSTIRPLADGSAQLHWQRTNMASHATLVARTKALLRSLGFPVVLSRPFGIDTPSHQCGTVRMGSDPAQAALDPWCRAYDHPNLFVVDASFFPSSAALNPALTVAAQGLRVGQYVRTQLHTF
- the rhaR_2 gene encoding HTH-type transcriptional activator RhaR, producing MQPWLEQVTLSSGQSWTLFDRQLPAFPFNWHYHPEFELTLTLNSSGQRFVGDHVGQYFDADLVLVGPNLPHAWQSRAALDPSQPHRALVLWFQPQWAYGLTQPYPELDSIAPLLADARRGVAFSADTVATVLPRLLALVDMAPAQRWLGLVEVLLLLATDRQRQLLALQGFATDQLPRDRARLDRVLAHLHTHYAEPIRLETLADLAAMSESQLQRAFKRSTRSTVSGYLAQLRIGHACALLLDGDRPIAQIAEATGYRQQGYFTRQFRALKGMTPLAFRRGFHTGGDGA
- the nagZ_2 gene encoding beta-hexosaminidase — protein: MPNLRKHPAALSLSLVAAATLYACGGDDVTQATLGAKSVHLLTVEGLQFKDMNKNGKLDVYEDWRKSPADRAKDLVAQMTLAEKAGAMMHGTAPTNSTGYDLAALGSLLTDGKVNTFITRLSLDTKTMADQYNQMQEVAEGTRLGIPVSLSTDPRNHFQYTAGASVASGSFSKWPETLGMAAIGDAALTKRFGDIARQEYRAVGITQALSPQADLATDPRWARTNGTFGEDADLAKKMVQAYIEGFQKGSSGLHNDSVVAVVKHWAGYGAAKDGWDSHSAYGKYMTFPGNNFAYHLKPFEGAFAANAGSVMPTYSMPDAPLSYDGISFEQVGAGFSKQMLTDLLRTKMGFKGVVLSDWAITEDCNAICTNGAATGTAPSFANFGTPWGVENLTKAQRYVKAVNAGMDQFGGVTDTSHLIAAVAAGTLTEARLGESAYRVMLQKFQQGLFENPYVDAAQSVKTVGNASFAAEALDAQRKALVLLENKNKVLPLAATVKKVYLYGISASVAAQYGLTVVATPEEADVAIVRASAPYELLHPGYIFGTFQHEGSLAYADGNADYEAIKAASAKVPTIVTVYLDRPAILTNVRDKAAAILGNFGVSDVALFDVLTGKAKPLGKLPFELPSSMAEVAAQLSDVPHDTAHPLYPVFHGLAY
- the afr_2 gene encoding 1,5-anhydro-D-fructose reductase, with amino-acid sequence MAHTIGWGLVGASTIAQEWMIDAIRAQPGNTVAAVLSSNAQRGADYAAAHGIAQSYTALSDLLADPAVDAVYISTTNELHAAQAIAAAAAGKHVLCEKPLAMTLADGQAIVAACRSAGVVLGTNHHLRNAATHQAMRELIRSGAIGTPLFARVFHAVQLPAHLQGWRVNQADAGGGVVLDITVHDADTLRFLLDAEPVEAIAMTPSAGPLADGVMAVLRFDNGVLAQLHDAFNVPHAGTGIEIHGSLGSLVGRDVMTQRPVGEVRLRTADGERVVAVEPHNLYAHSLAAFNRAVQGQGAPAATGEDGLLSLAAALAVLEAARTGRSTPVQKV